The Sardina pilchardus chromosome 24, fSarPil1.1, whole genome shotgun sequence nucleotide sequence aatgtaatgtaatgtagtgcaatgtaatgcaatgtaatgtgatgtagtGCAATgcaatgtagtgtaatgtaatgtaatgtagtgcaatgtaatgcaatgcaatgtagtgtagtgtagtgtaatgtattgtaatgtagtgtaatgtaatgcaatgtaatgaccCCTGTAGGCTCTGGCCAGTGCATCTGGgtgctccccctgctggccatAACCCTGCACTGCGGCGGCTCACCTCAGGTCCCAGACGTCGCCATAAACTCGTCAGTGCACCAGACCTGTagcttgtgttgttgttgttgttgttgatgatgatgtttacATGGCAATCCAGTAAactgtgattggtgtgtgtgtgttcatgaaccCTCTCTCTAGTAAactgtgattggtgtgtgtgtgtgtgtgtgtgtgttactgagcCCTCTCTCTAGCAAactgtgattggtgtgtgtgtgttcatgaaccCTCTCTGTAGTAAactgtgattggtgtgtgtgtgtgtgtgtgtgtgtgtgtgtgtgtgtgtgtgtgtgtgttattgagcCCTCTCTCTAGTAAactgtgattggtgtgtgtgttattgagcCCTCCCTCTAGTAAactgtgattggtgtgtgtgtgtgtgtgtgtgtgtgtgtgtgtgtgtgtgtgtgtgtgtgtgtgtgtggtgtggtgtgtgaacatgtgatgGAACTTTTAGAGCTGATCTGcttcagcctctcctctccctcactgtgtgtgtgtgtgtgtgtgtgtgtgtgtgtgtgtgtgtgtgtgtgtgtgtgtgtgtgtatgtgtgtgtgtgtgtgtgtgtgtgtgtgtgtgtgtgtgtgtgtgtgtgtgtgtgtgtgtgtgtgtgtttgtgtgtgtgtgcgtgtgtgtgcacgtgtgtgtgtgtgtgtgtgtgtgtgtgtgtgtgtgtgtgtgtgtgtgtgtgtgtgtgtgtgtcttctctccctcacacctcCCTGTAGGCATATGACTCAATAACAGGGAACCAGCTGTGAATAAAGAGGTTATTCTCGAATGTAAACACCTCCAACCCTGCAGGTGACAATATGGGCTGTTTGGCAAGAGAACAGATCCAGTTCACACACCGAGTGCATTTGGAGCAAGTGTGCTCCTACTACAGTGtgtagcatgcacacacacacacacacacacacacacacacacacacacacacacacacacacactccaacttcCTCTtaatcacacactcattctgcaGAGGGGACATTGGTAACGTTCTGGAGAAAAACGAGCAGTAATAGCCAAAAGTCAggcaaaaaaaatcattttttattcaaatatctATCATGATCAAAATAGTCAATTCAATAAACTTGCAAAACAAAGTGTAGTGTTGTCATGGTTACAGAGAGGAAAACGAGGAAAACGAGGCGAACTCGCTGGCACTTGTGCTCATTGAACTGAGCTGTGTGTTCGATCCCGCAACCACGGACTCAAGCCTCCTTCacatacgtgcgtgcgtgcgtgcgtgcgtgtgtgtgtgtgtgtgcgtgagtgtgtgtgtgtgtgtgtgtgtgtgtggatgtgtgtgtgtgtgtgtgtatgtttttcctCCTGTGTTCGGATCTCAAGCCTCCTTCACATACGTCCTCACCGCCACCACGTCTCCCATCTTACATTTCTACagagacaaaaataaaaatgaaataatatgaataaataatataaataaataaataaatgaataaatgaataaatgaataaatgaaaccACATCACAGCGATAGGCTGCTTTATCATCAGCGACAGTGGCGAAACCTGCATGCGCGCAATACTTGCCTCGTGTTTGAAGATACCTCATCAACACGATAACGCAGCATTAACGCACAGGAGAATATCATTGCTAGAGGCGTTCAGTTTGGTTTCAAGCTCATTCTGTCCGAATTGAGGTCATATATATATTGTTGATGTATCGGCGCGGACATGCAGTAGAGCAAAACGCATTATTCCTTACCGCTATCAGCTTGCCATCCGTCACCTCTCGCTCCACTATCGTCTCTTTTCCATCCCACATCTGTTTCTGGACGAGTTTGCTGTTTTCGAAAGTTACTACCGTCTGCAAataaaccaagaaaaaaaatccgTTAACTCCTAACGGGAGGATGAAAAGTTACTGCCGTCTGTAAATAAGCCAAGAAAAAAATCCGTTAACTCCTATAACGGGATGGTGAAAGCGTCATCTGACTGAGCGAGCGTCCGGAGCGCGTGCTGCTGACCTTGGTCTTTCTGTCGTCCGCGGTGGTCTCGTCGAACTCCTCGTTGAGTTTGAACTTAATTTCGGTGGTTTTGAAGGTGCTCTGAGACTTCATGGAGATCATCCCTTGGTCGTCCAGGGCGACGATGAGGCTTGGCTTGGTCCTGTTTCCTACCTGACGGGTGGCGAAGCCGACACCTGCAAATCAAGAGAATTACAGTGCGCCGTATTATAATGGACATGCGCTAGGCTACAGATGAAGACCTAAACAAGGAACTATTTTCGTTTTGAATCCGGCATTTCTGAAATTGTTGCCCATCTGCAGATCCCACGAATTCGTTTGGacagtttaaaatgtaattaaaaaaaataaaacataaaaaataccGAAAAAATCCTACCCAACGCTTTCATGTACTCATCAAAGTTGTCACTCGTGACCATCTTCCATGTTCCAACAAATCTCTCAACCATGTTTGCAGTGGCGGTGTGAACTATCTGTGGTGATAATATCCTCTGCTCCGTTCGAGGCGAAATTATGCCCTAAACTTCAAGACCCCCGTATTTCAACCCAGCCTTGAGTGCGAGCGACCCAATCAACGCCCGGAACGTCACGCTGTACGCTTCCTAAAATCCGGGCCGTCTGAATCGCCAGAGATATGGGCAAAAGTTCAACATATCGGAGACCATCCCTGTCATCTGTCTTGGAGTCTGCGCTAAACTGTTCTGTGTCATCAGCACAACTAACTTTATCAGACTAGTGAAAATAGTTTGGGAATAgacgaaaaacaaacaaacaaataaacaagtaaaCCATAACAGAATGAGAAGCAGATTATACAAAGTGCAAATGTGCAGATGTTTTATCATTTGATGATGGTTTCACATTGGTCAGCATGGAGAAGTTGCTTAAGCACTGATATAGGCTGACCAAAGCAtcaaagatcacacacacacacacacacacacacacacacacacacacaatgatacagGCTGACCAAAGCATCAAAGCATTTATATTTATGCTGATGGAActaaatcatacacacacacacacacacacacacacacacacacacacacacacttgtgagcaAAGTAAACACAATGTCTGCAGTGCTTTGGGTCCATATCAAATCTATGGCAGAGCAAGATATCATGtgctcatgaacacacatatacatgcacgcgcgtatgcacacacacacacacgcacgcacgctcactcactcactcactcactgacactcacacacacacacacacacacacacacacacacacacaaacacacacaggcttgcttGTCCATGCCTG carries:
- the LOC134073004 gene encoding fatty acid-binding protein, heart-like, with translation MVERFVGTWKMVTSDNFDEYMKALGVGFATRQVGNRTKPSLIVALDDQGMISMKSQSTFKTTEIKFKLNEEFDETTADDRKTKTVVTFENSKLVQKQMWDGKETIVEREVTDGKLIAKCKMGDVVAVRTYVKEA